A single genomic interval of Mucilaginibacter boryungensis harbors:
- a CDS encoding isocitrate lyase/PEP mutase family protein → MNASQHAKAETLKALHQRPGIFVIPNPWDAGSAKMLESLGFEALATTSAGLAYSLAKPDGEGVVSRNETLENARAICAATNLPVSADLENGYGDSPEACAETILLAAQVGLVGGSIEDATGRADDPIYDFDLSVARVKAAVKAARSLPFHFTLTARAENLIRGRVDRPTLSAVYKPMPKQARMHCLPQA, encoded by the coding sequence ATGAACGCATCGCAACACGCCAAAGCCGAAACGTTAAAAGCCCTGCACCAGCGCCCGGGCATATTTGTAATACCTAACCCCTGGGACGCAGGCTCGGCCAAAATGCTGGAAAGTTTAGGATTTGAAGCCTTGGCTACAACCAGTGCCGGGCTGGCTTATTCTTTAGCTAAACCCGATGGTGAAGGTGTAGTTAGCCGCAATGAAACCCTGGAAAATGCACGCGCCATTTGCGCGGCAACAAACTTACCAGTATCTGCCGATCTGGAAAATGGCTATGGCGATAGTCCGGAAGCTTGCGCAGAAACTATTTTATTAGCTGCACAGGTTGGGTTAGTAGGCGGTTCTATTGAAGACGCAACCGGGCGTGCGGATGATCCTATTTACGATTTTGATCTGTCGGTTGCGCGTGTAAAAGCAGCAGTTAAAGCTGCGCGCAGCCTGCCTTTCCATTTTACCCTGACTGCCCGCGCAGAAAACCTGATCCGCGGCCGGGTGGATCGCCCGACACTATCCGCCGTTTACAAGCCTATGCCGAAGCAGGCGCGGATGCATTGTTTGCCCCAGGCCTGA
- a CDS encoding alpha/beta hydrolase, whose protein sequence is MIKKENYTIAGAGGRLMLADLTYDDTRSRGPMIIFSHGFNGFKDWGAYNLMADYFARQGFRFLKFNYSHNGTTPAQPVNYADLIAYSENTFSIELDDLGRIIDFACNGTAIPRAQSVTLMGHSMGGGISIIKAAEDKRVSNLVTMAAIAGFRNLWLEEDEAQWRLQGVQYFLNGRTGMEMPVKSGLLDDLDRNPVRLNIAAKAAEITVPWLLVHGDMDTIIPLNHAHQLKAAQPAAELLVIQKADHVLNTAHPYPYNTLTVEMQEFCDATVKFLRN, encoded by the coding sequence ATGATCAAAAAAGAGAATTATACAATTGCAGGCGCCGGCGGCCGTTTAATGCTGGCAGACCTTACTTATGACGATACCAGGTCGCGCGGGCCAATGATCATCTTCTCGCATGGGTTTAACGGTTTTAAAGATTGGGGCGCATACAACCTGATGGCCGATTATTTTGCCAGGCAAGGTTTCCGTTTCCTGAAATTCAATTACTCGCACAACGGCACCACGCCCGCTCAGCCGGTTAATTATGCCGACCTGATAGCCTATAGTGAAAACACCTTTAGTATAGAACTGGATGATCTGGGCCGTATAATAGATTTTGCCTGTAACGGCACCGCAATTCCCCGTGCGCAAAGTGTTACGCTGATGGGACATAGTATGGGTGGCGGTATTAGCATTATAAAAGCCGCCGAAGATAAACGCGTAAGTAATTTGGTCACCATGGCAGCCATAGCAGGCTTCCGGAATTTATGGTTGGAAGAGGACGAAGCGCAATGGCGTTTGCAAGGCGTTCAGTATTTTTTAAATGGGCGTACGGGTATGGAAATGCCCGTAAAATCGGGTTTACTGGATGACCTGGACCGCAACCCTGTACGATTAAATATAGCCGCCAAGGCCGCCGAAATAACCGTACCCTGGTTATTAGTTCACGGCGATATGGATACTATTATACCACTAAACCATGCCCACCAGTTGAAAGCCGCGCAGCCTGCTGCTGAATTATTAGTGATCCAAAAGGCCGATCATGTCCTTAATACCGCTCACCCCTATCCATACAACACTTTAACCGTGGAAATGCAGGAGTTTTGCGACGCGACGGTTAAGTTTTTGCGTAACTAA
- a CDS encoding TetR/AcrR family transcriptional regulator, translating to MDKSLSKAERTRRFIIETTAPIFNTKGYEGTSMSDITEATGLTKGSIYGNFENKEAVALAAFDHNYAIIKKTITDKIAQSQTYHDKLMVYATVYHSFTRRSGFVKGGCPILNTAVEADDTNPLLCAKAASAIQSWRNAIMNLIKAGVASGEFKQGLDHEQIALSIIALIEGGVMISKVTNTPANLDIVLKTVAALIGQLKK from the coding sequence ATGGATAAATCATTATCAAAAGCCGAACGTACCCGGCGTTTTATTATTGAAACAACGGCCCCTATATTCAATACCAAAGGATACGAGGGTACTTCTATGTCGGATATTACGGAGGCGACCGGCTTAACCAAAGGCAGTATTTATGGAAACTTTGAGAATAAAGAGGCAGTAGCGTTGGCCGCCTTTGATCATAACTATGCCATCATCAAAAAAACAATTACCGATAAAATTGCCCAGTCACAAACTTATCATGATAAACTGATGGTTTATGCCACTGTGTACCACAGTTTTACCCGTCGGTCGGGTTTTGTAAAGGGTGGTTGCCCCATATTAAACACAGCCGTTGAAGCCGATGATACTAACCCCCTGTTGTGCGCAAAGGCGGCCAGCGCCATACAAAGCTGGCGCAATGCCATTATGAATTTAATAAAAGCGGGGGTAGCATCGGGCGAGTTTAAACAGGGTTTAGACCACGAGCAGATTGCTTTATCTATTATAGCACTTATTGAAGGCGGGGTAATGATATCTAAAGTTACGAATACACCAGCCAATTTAGATATTGTGTTAAAAACGGTAGCTGCGCTGATAGGTCAGTTAAAAAAATAG
- a CDS encoding isocitrate lyase/phosphoenolpyruvate mutase family protein, producing MFAPGLKTREEIEAVVKAVAPKPVNVVVGLGSSSLTVNDMAALGVKRISLGSALARAAYGSFINAAKEIKQHGTFDFTKNAVLYAEINKMFE from the coding sequence TTGTTTGCCCCAGGCCTGAAAACACGTGAAGAAATTGAGGCTGTAGTGAAAGCCGTAGCGCCTAAGCCTGTAAATGTGGTGGTAGGTTTAGGTAGTTCATCCCTAACAGTAAATGATATGGCAGCGTTGGGTGTTAAACGCATTAGTTTAGGTTCGGCGCTGGCCCGTGCGGCTTATGGCAGTTTTATAAACGCAGCGAAAGAGATAAAGCAGCATGGCACATTTGACTTTACTAAAAATGCCGTACTATATGCCGAGATCAATAAGATGTTTGAGTGA
- a CDS encoding arginine deiminase family protein, translated as MLSDKNFELNVTSEIGALRALLIHSPDSGLGKVVPSKAQDWLFEDIVHLDTMRKNEYDHYVKLLMYFLDPDKIQGRLDEINSRTSERNFFKPDNAGFHASTKVIELQTLLSDILEDASIREKLVASVCAIEGCTYRLQEKLVATSPVELAKIFISGALTDDEMIFAPIPNLIFSRDIGIVINKHILINKPAKKARSRETLLVRYIFFNHPLFAAYRDNILEIPETVQHFLRPGEDTDGKTTLEGGDVMVVSPGHVIIGCSERTSVSGANEAIKLLFENKVVSKVTIVKIPHKRDYMHIDTVFTQVKRNVWVLLGTLGKMEIDVETAEPIAWFGDKKSKDKTEILQFEAGKQSPRTFSCIEDLLNDISRNDLHSTEPTKFIYSGNGVFPYDSREQWTDSCNLLAVREGVVLGYDRNTKTVEAFKKSGFKVIKVADLLQKFEREELDPQTMKDTLVLMPSAELSRARGGFHCMSMPILRDGI; from the coding sequence ATGCTGTCCGATAAAAATTTTGAGCTTAATGTAACTTCTGAAATAGGCGCGTTGCGTGCTTTGTTAATCCATAGTCCCGATAGTGGTTTGGGCAAAGTTGTGCCCAGCAAAGCGCAGGACTGGCTTTTTGAAGATATTGTGCACCTGGATACCATGCGCAAAAACGAGTATGACCATTACGTTAAGCTACTGATGTATTTCCTTGATCCGGATAAAATACAAGGCCGGTTAGATGAGATCAACTCGCGTACCAGCGAGCGTAACTTCTTTAAACCTGATAACGCCGGCTTCCATGCCTCCACCAAGGTGATCGAACTACAAACCTTGCTATCTGATATTTTAGAAGACGCCAGCATACGCGAAAAGCTGGTGGCCTCGGTTTGCGCCATCGAGGGCTGCACTTACCGCCTGCAGGAAAAACTGGTGGCAACCTCGCCGGTCGAGCTGGCTAAAATATTTATCTCGGGTGCATTAACAGATGATGAGATGATCTTCGCCCCTATCCCTAACCTTATTTTCTCGCGGGATATTGGCATTGTCATCAATAAACATATCCTCATCAATAAACCCGCTAAAAAAGCCCGCTCGCGCGAAACATTACTGGTGCGGTATATCTTCTTTAACCATCCGCTGTTCGCCGCTTATCGCGATAATATTTTAGAGATCCCTGAAACCGTTCAGCACTTTCTTCGCCCCGGCGAAGATACTGACGGAAAAACCACGCTGGAGGGCGGCGACGTAATGGTAGTTAGTCCGGGCCATGTTATTATTGGCTGCAGCGAACGCACCTCGGTAAGCGGCGCTAACGAGGCCATTAAACTGTTGTTTGAAAACAAGGTAGTAAGTAAGGTAACCATTGTAAAAATTCCGCACAAGCGCGATTATATGCACATTGACACTGTGTTCACACAAGTAAAACGCAATGTTTGGGTATTGCTTGGCACTTTAGGCAAAATGGAAATTGATGTGGAAACGGCTGAGCCTATTGCCTGGTTCGGCGATAAAAAATCGAAAGATAAAACCGAGATATTACAGTTTGAAGCCGGCAAGCAATCGCCACGCACGTTTAGCTGTATTGAAGATCTACTGAACGATATCAGTCGGAACGACCTGCATAGTACCGAGCCTACCAAATTCATATATTCGGGCAATGGCGTTTTTCCGTACGATTCGCGCGAGCAATGGACTGATTCGTGCAACTTGCTGGCTGTACGCGAAGGCGTAGTGCTGGGTTACGACCGTAACACCAAAACGGTGGAAGCTTTTAAAAAATCGGGCTTCAAAGTGATCAAAGTAGCCGACCTGTTACAGAAATTTGAACGTGAGGAACTGGATCCGCAGACGATGAAAGATACCCTGGTGCTTATGCCTTCGGCCGAGCTATCCCGTGCACGCGGTGGCTTCCATTGTATGAGCATGCCGATATTGAGAGACGGTATTTGA
- a CDS encoding DHA2 family efflux MFS transporter permease subunit produces the protein MSPIQRKLLMVTVIGAAIMELIDISIVNVALSHMSGNLGATIEDTSWVITSYAIANVIIIPITSFLTANLGRRNYYIGSIVLFTFCSFMCGNAENIWVLVFFRFLQGIGGGALLSVSQAVMFELFPKEKQGMAAALFGIGVFIGPTIGPTLGGFITENYSWPWIFYINIPLGAVTAILCYFLLTEPAIKPKVAAVDWTGIALLSIGVGTLQTVLERGQTEDWFATGYITLFTVIAIISLTAFIFWELHIPNPVVNLRVLKSKTLSISAILTFVTGLGMFTSIFLTPVIAQRLLGFTPTESGLLLLPGAILALFALMFSGKLLQKGVSPIYIIAFGFFMFMYFNWCMSRINPDVSAATISLNLVFRAIGMACLTVPLTSLAVSSLEPKDIPQGAALNNMMRQLGGSFGISLVNTYTARRFALHRVDLITNITATNPQTLSRLQGYTGYFQTKGAGLIEAKQKAMALIDMSVVKQSALLSYLDAFLLIGLLFAFTLPLLLFVIRRTKGPVVVVSDH, from the coding sequence ATGAGCCCAATTCAAAGAAAATTATTAATGGTAACCGTTATAGGGGCGGCCATTATGGAACTGATAGACATTTCTATTGTTAATGTTGCTTTGTCCCACATGAGCGGCAACCTGGGCGCAACCATAGAGGATACCAGTTGGGTTATTACATCATATGCTATAGCCAATGTCATCATTATCCCTATCACCAGTTTCCTTACGGCTAATTTGGGCAGGCGTAACTATTATATCGGATCTATAGTTTTATTTACGTTTTGTTCGTTCATGTGTGGTAATGCCGAAAACATTTGGGTGCTGGTATTCTTCCGCTTTTTACAGGGTATTGGCGGTGGGGCGCTGTTATCGGTGTCGCAGGCTGTTATGTTTGAGTTATTCCCTAAAGAAAAACAGGGCATGGCTGCCGCGTTATTTGGGATAGGTGTATTCATCGGGCCAACCATTGGGCCTACCCTGGGTGGTTTTATTACCGAAAACTATTCGTGGCCCTGGATATTTTATATCAATATCCCCTTAGGTGCGGTCACTGCTATATTATGCTATTTTTTACTCACCGAACCTGCGATAAAACCAAAAGTTGCAGCGGTGGACTGGACAGGCATTGCGTTGTTAAGCATTGGTGTGGGCACGTTGCAAACCGTATTAGAACGTGGCCAAACCGAGGATTGGTTTGCCACAGGCTATATTACTTTGTTTACGGTTATTGCCATTATATCCTTAACAGCATTTATATTTTGGGAATTGCATATACCCAACCCGGTTGTAAACCTGCGCGTACTGAAAAGTAAAACGTTAAGCATATCCGCTATTTTAACTTTTGTAACTGGCTTGGGGATGTTCACCTCTATTTTTCTTACCCCGGTTATTGCGCAGCGTTTATTAGGTTTTACCCCTACCGAAAGCGGTTTGCTGTTATTGCCCGGTGCCATTCTGGCTTTGTTTGCGCTGATGTTTTCAGGGAAGCTTTTGCAAAAAGGGGTGTCGCCAATATATATTATCGCTTTTGGCTTCTTTATGTTTATGTATTTTAACTGGTGTATGAGCCGCATTAACCCCGATGTTTCGGCAGCGACCATCAGCCTTAATCTTGTTTTCAGGGCAATAGGAATGGCTTGCTTAACGGTACCATTAACATCACTGGCCGTATCATCGCTTGAACCTAAAGACATCCCGCAGGGAGCAGCTTTAAATAATATGATGCGGCAACTGGGCGGGTCGTTTGGCATATCGCTGGTAAATACTTATACCGCCCGGCGTTTTGCCCTGCACCGGGTAGACCTGATCACTAACATAACAGCAACAAACCCGCAAACCCTCAGCAGATTACAAGGTTATACCGGCTACTTTCAAACTAAAGGGGCCGGTTTAATTGAGGCTAAACAAAAAGCCATGGCGTTAATAGATATGTCGGTGGTTAAGCAATCGGCCTTATTAAGCTATCTTGATGCATTTTTGCTTATCGGGTTGCTTTTTGCATTTACATTGCCCCTATTGTTATTTGTTATTCGCCGTACTAAAGGCCCGGTAGTTGTCGTGTCCGATCATTAA
- a CDS encoding polysaccharide lyase family 8 super-sandwich domain-containing protein, whose translation MNKLPTLVLLIVCLISFKAKAQQVPPTQLDDVRQECRKLLLSDTAYATEQSFRLTDDIRYNTDAAGYFKALTPEGNWKDLDYSRADIPSSWPPVWHLYRVMLLCRQYYKTNNPQYLEGIHRALAFYIKNDFKCNNWWQNEINVPYVYSSIMLMLGKDANAGEIAYLDNIQVGRERQQKNPTGQNKIWQKDIEARIALLHRDQAAFATAINSMQSVITQSTAEGIQADNSFQQHGTMLQFGNYGLHFINSLLFWIRLTANTSFAFSSDKQQIIFNYCSDGLRWTVFKGAMDITAIGRQIRPGFAEKRGANLYDDFNLIKSFDNNACKYFLDGLNPASNCTLAGNKGFWRSDYMVQMQSGQYMMSVKMHGPFVKKTESINGENLLGAYLSDGVTLIQRTGNEYKNIQALWRWNMLSGTTTDTTLVVTDAKLLTSSNQSGFVGQISNGIVGASAMYYNRMEVSAYKSYFFINDMMVALGAGITSPQIKNVVTTVNQRYYNYRTGGKQLKGEGWMWQDGVGYFFPDKSTELKSIISRRKADWGMVDKQSAGKISIDSTITWYIGHNNSDKYSYMIKPAYGVVATRKLAPHLPVKIISNTKDIQAVQSAGTIIVVFYKPGTLHLTETQRLQTDQPCMLICKAGPAGYEVWASDPTRKLTVANITLNKKNVQAQFPQGEILGSTIKVL comes from the coding sequence ATGAATAAACTACCTACGCTGGTGTTGCTTATTGTTTGCCTGATCTCGTTCAAAGCTAAAGCGCAACAAGTACCCCCTACCCAGCTTGACGACGTTCGCCAGGAGTGCCGCAAGCTTTTATTATCTGACACAGCTTACGCGACAGAACAAAGCTTCCGTTTAACAGATGATATCCGTTACAATACGGATGCCGCAGGTTATTTTAAGGCCCTAACGCCCGAAGGTAATTGGAAAGATCTTGATTACAGCCGCGCCGATATCCCAAGTTCATGGCCGCCGGTATGGCACTTGTACCGGGTAATGCTGCTGTGCCGCCAATACTATAAGACTAACAACCCGCAATATTTGGAAGGTATTCATCGTGCCCTGGCTTTCTATATCAAAAACGATTTTAAGTGCAATAACTGGTGGCAAAATGAGATCAACGTACCTTATGTCTACAGCAGCATTATGCTGATGCTGGGAAAGGACGCAAATGCCGGTGAGATTGCTTATTTAGATAACATACAGGTTGGCCGCGAGCGCCAGCAAAAGAACCCGACCGGACAAAATAAAATATGGCAAAAAGATATTGAAGCCCGTATAGCACTGTTGCACCGCGACCAGGCCGCCTTTGCCACGGCTATCAACAGCATGCAATCGGTCATCACCCAGTCTACCGCCGAGGGTATACAAGCCGACAACTCATTTCAGCAACATGGCACAATGCTGCAGTTTGGCAACTATGGGCTGCATTTTATCAATAGCTTATTATTTTGGATAAGATTGACGGCAAATACGTCGTTTGCGTTTAGTAGTGATAAACAGCAGATCATTTTCAACTACTGCTCGGATGGTTTGCGGTGGACGGTGTTTAAAGGCGCCATGGATATTACCGCTATTGGGCGCCAAATACGCCCGGGTTTTGCAGAAAAGCGGGGCGCTAACTTGTATGATGATTTTAATTTGATCAAATCGTTCGATAATAATGCCTGCAAGTATTTTCTTGATGGTTTAAACCCCGCATCAAATTGTACACTTGCGGGCAACAAAGGCTTTTGGCGCAGCGATTATATGGTGCAAATGCAATCGGGCCAGTATATGATGAGTGTGAAGATGCACGGGCCGTTTGTAAAAAAGACAGAATCAATCAACGGCGAAAATTTATTAGGTGCCTACCTTAGTGATGGAGTAACACTTATCCAGCGCACTGGTAACGAGTATAAAAACATACAGGCCCTGTGGCGCTGGAATATGCTGTCCGGCACCACAACCGATACTACACTTGTAGTCACCGATGCCAAATTGTTGACCAGCAGTAATCAGTCCGGCTTTGTGGGGCAAATATCAAACGGGATAGTAGGCGCCAGCGCTATGTATTATAACCGAATGGAGGTAAGCGCTTATAAAAGTTATTTTTTTATTAACGATATGATGGTGGCCCTGGGCGCTGGTATCACATCGCCGCAAATAAAAAATGTGGTAACTACTGTTAACCAGCGTTATTACAATTACCGCACCGGCGGTAAACAACTAAAGGGCGAAGGCTGGATGTGGCAGGATGGCGTAGGCTATTTCTTCCCGGATAAAAGTACGGAGTTAAAAAGCATCATCAGTCGCCGCAAAGCAGATTGGGGAATGGTGGATAAACAGTCGGCCGGGAAAATTTCTATTGATTCTACCATTACCTGGTATATCGGCCACAACAATTCAGATAAGTACAGCTACATGATAAAACCCGCGTATGGGGTAGTGGCTACCCGCAAACTTGCTCCGCATTTGCCGGTGAAGATTATATCCAATACCAAAGATATCCAGGCCGTGCAATCGGCAGGGACTATTATCGTGGTATTTTACAAACCCGGGACATTGCATCTAACCGAAACCCAGCGCCTGCAAACCGACCAGCCTTGTATGCTTATATGCAAAGCCGGGCCGGCAGGTTACGAAGTTTGGGCATCAGATCCTACCCGAAAGTTAACAGTAGCTAATATTACGCTTAATAAAAAAAATGTACAAGCGCAGTTCCCCCAAGGGGAAATACTAGGATCAACGATAAAAGTTTTATAA
- a CDS encoding carboxypeptidase regulatory-like domain-containing protein — MNYKKILPAFILLFFTCLSVFAQRDTLSLKTIIDRSVKYANDYPIEKVYVHFDKPYYAAGDTIWLKTYLTADIHQPSQISKIVYIDMYNDQDSLTASIKLPVVNGVAPGMIPLPVQSYKQGNYRLRAYTNWNLNFDANYLFTKVITIGNPIDKEVLTNVNFSGGTSPQQGVTVKIFYKDASGRPYADKKVKWRTEASHDETGKGSGTTDANGYLTITLPPTPSITLGASTLFTTLDIGTKNVTNIFPLKSAATGKDVQFFPEGGQLIAGIPVKVAIKAIKADGLGIEVKGTIVDNQGQSVATFASQHLGMGAFAFQPEAGKSYKANVSFADGSQGSYDLPRVQASGITLLAINNDPDNLAVRITCNEVYLNANQNKNFYIIGSQGGFIKYAAQQQINKQVFSAPIPKTKFQSGTLQLTLFGPNGYPVAERLVFIQRNDLLNLAINTDKPLYLHRQPVKMTISAKNGALPAEANLSVSVIDEKKVPVDEDAETTILTSLLLTSDLRGYVEKPNYYFKKPDEKTAADLDVLMMTQGYRRFVFRDVLMGKTPKITLLPEQGITISGTLRNRTGLPIFKGNVRLLIPDKNFSAQTVTNSEGQFKFENVMVNDSTKVTINARDNVNYNSVMLQIDGVTYPSPTRIINLPDERLNIDSAMRPYLENSKRVYNNTHQLKEVVIKAAAAPRRLGHLDQSALIGLSPEPDHLIDGERFKGCTFFVSCLQSMALGLTYIDNIFYVTRDYNAGIRKPMEVYMDGLQVDMNYLQSVVASDVESVEIFFKDGMSGINQRDGTDGVLVINKKKAPKGIPMKLADLQKLLPPPYLVEFTPHGYTPVKEFYSPKYNPARTINTGVDLRSTIYWNPKVLTDKTTGSTLLQFNNADGTGSYRAVVEGIDKDGNIGRFIYRYRVQ, encoded by the coding sequence ATGAATTATAAGAAAATTTTACCTGCTTTTATTTTACTGTTTTTTACCTGTCTTTCGGTTTTTGCACAGCGCGATACGTTGAGTTTAAAAACCATTATCGACAGATCGGTAAAGTACGCTAACGATTATCCAATAGAGAAGGTATATGTGCATTTTGATAAACCTTATTACGCTGCAGGAGATACCATTTGGCTAAAAACTTATCTTACAGCTGATATCCACCAGCCATCGCAAATAAGCAAGATTGTTTATATTGATATGTATAACGATCAGGATTCGTTAACGGCATCCATTAAACTGCCTGTGGTAAATGGTGTAGCGCCGGGAATGATCCCGCTGCCTGTACAATCATACAAGCAGGGCAATTACCGCTTGCGCGCCTATACTAACTGGAACCTGAATTTTGATGCCAACTACCTGTTCACCAAAGTAATAACAATTGGCAACCCCATTGATAAAGAAGTGTTGACCAACGTTAACTTTAGCGGTGGTACCAGTCCGCAGCAAGGCGTAACCGTTAAAATATTTTATAAAGATGCCAGCGGCAGGCCTTACGCAGATAAGAAAGTTAAATGGCGTACCGAGGCCAGTCATGATGAGACAGGCAAGGGCAGCGGCACCACAGATGCAAACGGTTATTTAACCATAACGCTGCCACCTACCCCCTCTATCACCCTGGGTGCTTCAACACTATTCACTACTTTAGATATCGGCACAAAAAACGTAACCAATATCTTCCCGTTAAAATCGGCCGCGACGGGTAAGGATGTACAGTTTTTTCCGGAAGGTGGACAGCTTATAGCCGGTATACCGGTTAAAGTAGCCATTAAAGCTATTAAAGCCGATGGTTTAGGTATTGAAGTAAAAGGCACCATTGTTGATAATCAGGGTCAAAGCGTTGCTACATTTGCATCGCAGCACCTAGGTATGGGCGCGTTTGCTTTTCAGCCAGAGGCGGGTAAAAGTTACAAAGCTAATGTCTCTTTTGCCGATGGCTCGCAGGGAAGCTATGATTTGCCACGCGTGCAAGCCAGCGGGATAACCCTGTTAGCTATAAATAACGATCCCGACAACCTGGCGGTGCGTATTACATGTAATGAAGTTTATCTTAATGCTAACCAGAATAAGAATTTTTACATTATAGGGTCGCAGGGCGGTTTTATTAAGTATGCCGCACAGCAACAGATAAACAAGCAGGTCTTTTCCGCCCCTATCCCAAAAACCAAATTTCAATCAGGTACTTTACAATTAACCTTGTTTGGGCCAAATGGCTACCCTGTGGCCGAACGCCTGGTATTCATTCAGCGTAACGATCTGCTAAACCTTGCCATAAATACCGACAAGCCGTTATACCTGCATAGGCAGCCCGTAAAAATGACGATAAGCGCTAAAAATGGGGCACTGCCGGCTGAAGCTAATTTATCGGTATCGGTAATAGATGAAAAGAAAGTACCCGTTGATGAGGATGCCGAAACCACGATTTTAACCAGTTTACTGCTTACATCCGACTTAAGGGGCTATGTAGAAAAACCAAATTATTACTTTAAAAAACCCGATGAAAAAACCGCTGCCGACCTGGACGTATTAATGATGACCCAAGGCTATCGCCGCTTTGTCTTCAGGGATGTATTAATGGGGAAAACGCCTAAAATAACCTTACTGCCCGAACAAGGTATCACTATATCGGGCACGCTGCGTAACCGTACAGGGTTACCCATTTTTAAAGGAAATGTACGCTTGCTGATACCTGATAAAAACTTTTCGGCGCAAACTGTCACCAATTCTGAGGGGCAATTTAAGTTTGAGAACGTAATGGTTAACGATTCGACCAAGGTGACTATTAATGCCCGTGATAACGTAAATTATAACAGCGTAATGCTACAAATAGACGGTGTAACCTACCCGTCGCCAACACGTATTATTAACCTGCCCGATGAACGTTTGAATATTGACAGTGCCATGCGCCCTTACCTTGAAAACAGTAAACGTGTTTATAATAATACACACCAACTGAAGGAAGTGGTAATTAAAGCAGCAGCAGCCCCACGAAGGCTTGGCCATCTTGATCAGTCGGCCCTAATTGGCTTAAGCCCCGAGCCAGACCATTTAATTGACGGCGAACGTTTTAAAGGCTGCACCTTTTTTGTAAGCTGCCTTCAAAGTATGGCTTTAGGCCTAACCTACATTGACAATATCTTTTATGTGACCAGGGATTATAACGCAGGTATTAGAAAACCGATGGAAGTATATATGGATGGTTTACAGGTAGATATGAATTACCTGCAAAGCGTTGTAGCCAGCGATGTGGAATCGGTAGAAATATTTTTTAAAGATGGCATGAGCGGTATAAACCAGCGTGACGGTACGGATGGTGTACTGGTTATCAATAAGAAAAAAGCGCCAAAAGGCATCCCAATGAAACTGGCCGATCTTCAAAAGTTACTTCCGCCGCCGTATCTGGTTGAATTTACACCGCATGGCTATACACCTGTAAAAGAGTTTTATTCGCCAAAATACAATCCTGCGCGCACAATCAATACCGGGGTAGATTTACGCAGCACCATATACTGGAACCCTAAAGTATTAACTGATAAAACAACCGGCAGCACGCTGTTACAATTCAATAACGCTGATGGTACCGGTAGCTACCGGGCGGTAGTTGAAGGTATAGATAAAGATGGTAATATTGGCCGCTTTATTTACCGATATAGAGTGCAATAG